A genomic stretch from Edaphobacter aggregans includes:
- a CDS encoding DUF481 domain-containing protein, protein MSTYKKTTPPRTRGLEILIFLCLLSGVLTRSARSQTDAKPPAPPPDVVVFQNGDQLTGTLVRGTGDSVIFKSDVVGEVTVPLAKVKELRSQGSFIVLRKDEKITRASRQPGTITVNDTTVTAAPASGPPQPVPVKELAYIIDSATYNKEVTSNPGIWYGWNGSITGGANVLQSTSYGQTLTAGISLIRAIPTVSYLPRRTRTTFNLLQSYGKLTQPTVPQTNPPTPDSVAKTNIFHTDFEHDKYITSRVFVLAGLSFDHNYSQGLNFAQLYGGGIGWTAILTPTQELDLRTDVHYQRQNFVAPTPNEDLIGSSFGAAYSRTFPHKFLFTASGTYIQSWNNFDAYSAIGAAGLALPVYHRFSLSLNVLNTYLNNPAIGFQRNSFQFITGVTYTLH, encoded by the coding sequence ATGAGCACATACAAAAAAACCACGCCCCCCCGCACGCGAGGTCTAGAGATCCTTATTTTTCTGTGCCTGCTCTCAGGCGTTCTAACCCGCTCGGCGAGGTCACAAACGGATGCAAAACCGCCTGCCCCCCCGCCGGACGTCGTCGTCTTTCAGAACGGCGACCAGCTCACCGGGACTCTCGTGCGCGGCACAGGCGATAGCGTGATCTTCAAAAGCGACGTCGTCGGTGAGGTCACCGTACCCTTGGCCAAAGTGAAGGAACTGCGCTCCCAAGGCAGCTTTATCGTCCTCCGCAAGGATGAGAAGATTACTCGGGCCTCCAGGCAGCCCGGCACCATCACCGTCAATGACACCACGGTCACAGCGGCCCCGGCCAGCGGACCCCCGCAGCCGGTCCCGGTCAAGGAGCTTGCCTACATCATCGACAGCGCGACCTACAACAAGGAGGTCACCAGCAACCCAGGCATCTGGTACGGATGGAACGGATCGATCACCGGGGGAGCCAACGTCCTACAGTCCACCTCTTATGGTCAAACCCTGACCGCTGGCATCTCTCTCATTCGTGCCATTCCGACTGTGTCCTATCTGCCGCGTCGCACCCGCACCACGTTCAATCTGCTCCAGAGCTACGGCAAACTGACCCAGCCCACCGTCCCCCAGACCAACCCGCCCACGCCCGACTCCGTTGCGAAAACGAACATCTTCCACACCGACTTCGAGCATGACAAGTACATCACCTCTCGCGTCTTCGTTCTGGCCGGCCTCTCCTTCGACCACAACTACTCGCAGGGCCTGAACTTTGCTCAGCTCTACGGCGGTGGTATCGGCTGGACCGCGATTCTGACCCCTACCCAGGAACTTGATCTCAGAACCGACGTGCACTACCAGCGACAGAACTTCGTTGCACCCACCCCGAACGAGGACCTCATTGGTTCGAGCTTCGGCGCGGCCTACTCGCGCACGTTTCCGCACAAGTTTCTCTTCACCGCGAGCGGGACCTACATCCAGTCGTGGAATAACTTCGACGCCTACTCGGCTATTGGAGCGGCTGGCCTTGCGCTTCCTGTCTACCATCGCTTCAGCCTGAGCCTGAACGTGCTCAATACCTACCTCAACAACCCGGCCATCGGCTTCCAGAGGAACAGCTTCCAATTCATAACCGGGGTCACTTACACCCTCCACTAG
- a CDS encoding fumarate hydratase → MATIKQSDFIQSVADALQYISYYHPEDFITNLSRAYELEQSPAAKDAMAQILINSRMCAEGHRPVCQDTGIVTAFIKLGMETRWDNSGKPLLTIQQMVDEGVRQAYNYPDNKLRASILSDPAFSRKNTGDNTPAVVSVEMVPGAEVDITVAAKGGGSEAKSKFAMLNPSDSIVDWVLKTVPTMGAGWCPPGMLGIGIGGTAEKAMVMAKESLMDPIDMQELKARAAEGQKLNKLEALRIELHDKINHLGIGAQGLGGLTTVLDVKILDYPTHAANLPVAMIPNCAATRHAHIHLDGSGPVALDPPSLESWPTLTYDVSSARRVNLDTVTHDEVRTWKPGEVLLLSGKLLTGRDAAHKRMTDMLNRGETLPVDLRGRFIYYVGPVDAVRDEAVGPAGPTTATRMDKFTRQMLDQTGLLGMVGKAERGPAAIEAIRDHEAVYLMAVGGAAYLVSKAIKSSKVLAFEDLGMEAIYEFDVKDMPVTVAVDSKGTSVHNTGPAEWKARIADNLAGVPILQ, encoded by the coding sequence ATGGCCACCATCAAGCAATCCGACTTCATCCAATCCGTCGCCGACGCCCTCCAATACATCTCCTACTACCACCCCGAGGACTTCATCACCAACCTCAGCCGCGCATACGAGCTCGAGCAGTCCCCCGCAGCCAAAGACGCCATGGCCCAGATCCTCATCAACTCGCGTATGTGCGCCGAAGGCCACCGCCCCGTCTGTCAGGACACCGGCATCGTCACCGCCTTCATCAAGCTCGGCATGGAGACCCGCTGGGACAACTCCGGCAAACCCCTCCTCACTATCCAGCAGATGGTCGACGAGGGCGTCCGCCAGGCCTACAACTATCCTGACAACAAGCTCCGTGCCAGCATCCTCAGCGACCCAGCGTTCTCCCGCAAAAACACCGGCGACAACACCCCCGCAGTAGTCTCCGTCGAGATGGTCCCTGGCGCCGAAGTCGACATCACTGTCGCCGCCAAAGGCGGAGGCTCCGAGGCCAAATCCAAGTTCGCCATGCTCAACCCCTCCGACTCCATCGTCGACTGGGTGTTAAAGACCGTCCCCACCATGGGCGCAGGCTGGTGCCCCCCCGGCATGCTCGGCATCGGCATCGGCGGCACCGCCGAAAAGGCTATGGTCATGGCCAAAGAGTCCCTCATGGACCCCATCGACATGCAGGAGCTCAAAGCCCGCGCGGCTGAAGGCCAAAAGCTAAACAAACTCGAAGCCCTCCGCATCGAGCTCCACGACAAGATCAATCACCTAGGCATCGGAGCCCAGGGCCTCGGCGGGCTCACCACCGTCCTCGACGTCAAAATCCTCGACTACCCCACCCACGCGGCCAACCTCCCCGTCGCCATGATCCCCAACTGCGCCGCCACCCGCCACGCCCACATCCACCTCGACGGCAGCGGCCCCGTGGCCCTCGACCCACCCTCACTCGAATCCTGGCCCACCCTCACCTACGACGTCTCCAGCGCCCGCCGCGTGAACCTCGACACCGTCACCCACGACGAAGTCCGCACCTGGAAGCCCGGCGAAGTCCTCCTCCTATCCGGCAAGCTTCTCACCGGCCGCGACGCCGCCCACAAGCGCATGACCGACATGCTCAACCGCGGCGAAACCCTGCCCGTAGACCTCCGTGGCCGCTTCATCTACTACGTCGGCCCCGTCGACGCCGTCCGCGACGAAGCCGTTGGCCCCGCCGGCCCCACCACAGCTACGCGCATGGACAAGTTCACCCGCCAGATGCTCGACCAGACCGGCCTCCTGGGCATGGTTGGCAAAGCCGAACGCGGCCCCGCCGCCATCGAAGCCATCCGCGACCACGAAGCCGTATACCTTATGGCCGTAGGCGGCGCAGCCTACCTCGTCTCCAAGGCCATCAAGAGCAGCAAGGTCCTTGCCTTCGAAGACCTCGGTATGGAAGCCATCTACGAATTCGACGTCAAAGACATGCCCGTAACCGTAGCAGTCGACAGCAAAGGCACCAGCGTCCACAACACAGGCCCGGCAGAGTGGAAGGCCCGCATAGCCGACAACCTCGCCGGGGTACCCATCCTGCAGTAA
- a CDS encoding DUF695 domain-containing protein — translation MASESNVAVWATAKSTHSGNGRAIIFRFAKEFQPHFDRTSQPDRIILVWRYESETGQPLSDEHQRMNLLEDMLGPALFEGEFATLALVSTGENLREWIYYTKSEDEFMDKLNEALAETAFPIEIHTAADPTWETYEEFIRNLRT, via the coding sequence GTGGCCAGTGAATCCAACGTTGCGGTGTGGGCTACTGCAAAGTCAACTCATAGCGGAAATGGGAGAGCAATAATATTCCGCTTCGCTAAAGAATTTCAACCTCACTTCGATCGAACCTCTCAGCCTGACCGGATCATTCTCGTTTGGAGGTATGAGTCCGAAACTGGGCAGCCGCTGAGCGATGAACATCAGCGAATGAATCTTCTTGAAGACATGCTCGGACCAGCCCTCTTTGAGGGAGAATTTGCCACACTTGCACTTGTTTCAACGGGTGAAAACCTGCGTGAATGGATTTATTACACCAAGTCCGAAGATGAATTCATGGATAAGCTCAACGAAGCGCTTGCCGAAACCGCATTTCCTATCGAAATTCACACGGCAGCCGATCCGACTTGGGAAACGTATGAAGAGTTCATAAGGAACTTACGAACTTAG
- a CDS encoding aspartate ammonia-lyase → MPDKRTETDSLGQIEVPAEALYGAQTTRAVGNFPISGLRASVFLIRALAMVKLAAAAANRELGLITEEQGGVIVRAAQEVLDGKHHEHFVVDVFQAGAGVSLHMNTNEVLANRAGQLLGEALGSYKKVHPNDHVNYGQSTNDVFPTAMRLSALLALEELYPVLNALAGSFAAKAEEFRDVLKAGRTHMQDAVPITLGQEFAAYAAAVREAEAAIRRGSVGLRALGLGGSAVGTGLNTHPEYRQKAVAKLARIAGLELHPAYDLRYAMQSCACMAEVSGALRGLALEMVRISNDLRLLSSGPNTGFNEIHLPSLQPGSSIMPGKVNPVLAELTAMVGFQVVGNDAAVAMAVQAGQLELNVMMPAMAHNTLQSITILTNTLRELDVHCVRGITVNRERAAFYAGSTIALATALNPYIGYAKAAALVKESVASGRSIVELAREQKLLSEEQIAEILDPKNMTEPRARKA, encoded by the coding sequence ATGCCCGATAAAAGAACAGAAACCGATTCTCTCGGCCAGATCGAAGTTCCAGCTGAGGCGCTTTATGGGGCGCAGACTACGCGGGCTGTGGGGAATTTTCCGATTAGTGGGTTGAGGGCTAGTGTGTTTTTGATTCGGGCGCTGGCTATGGTGAAGCTGGCGGCGGCGGCGGCTAATCGGGAGTTGGGGTTGATTACTGAGGAGCAGGGCGGGGTGATCGTGCGGGCGGCGCAGGAGGTTCTCGACGGGAAGCACCATGAGCATTTTGTGGTGGATGTGTTTCAGGCGGGTGCGGGTGTGAGCCTGCATATGAACACGAATGAGGTACTGGCGAATCGCGCGGGGCAGCTGCTGGGGGAGGCACTGGGGAGCTATAAGAAGGTTCATCCGAATGACCATGTGAACTATGGGCAGTCGACCAATGATGTGTTTCCGACGGCGATGCGGCTGAGTGCGCTGCTGGCGCTGGAGGAGCTGTATCCGGTGCTGAATGCGCTGGCTGGGAGTTTTGCGGCGAAGGCGGAGGAGTTTCGCGATGTCCTGAAGGCCGGGCGCACGCATATGCAGGACGCGGTGCCCATTACGCTGGGGCAGGAGTTTGCGGCGTATGCGGCGGCGGTGCGAGAGGCGGAGGCGGCGATTCGCAGGGGGTCGGTGGGGCTGCGGGCGCTTGGGCTGGGTGGATCGGCTGTGGGGACGGGGCTGAATACGCATCCGGAGTACAGGCAGAAGGCAGTGGCGAAGCTGGCGCGGATCGCGGGGTTGGAGCTGCATCCGGCGTATGACCTGCGGTATGCGATGCAGTCGTGCGCTTGCATGGCGGAGGTTTCGGGAGCGCTGCGAGGGCTGGCGTTGGAGATGGTGAGGATATCGAATGACCTGCGGCTGCTGTCGTCGGGGCCGAATACGGGGTTCAACGAGATTCATCTGCCGAGCTTGCAGCCGGGGTCGAGCATCATGCCGGGGAAGGTGAATCCTGTGCTGGCGGAGTTGACTGCGATGGTTGGGTTTCAGGTTGTCGGCAACGATGCGGCGGTGGCGATGGCGGTACAGGCGGGGCAGCTGGAGCTGAACGTGATGATGCCTGCGATGGCGCACAACACGCTGCAGTCGATCACGATTTTGACGAATACGCTGCGGGAGCTGGATGTGCACTGCGTTCGCGGGATTACGGTGAATCGGGAGCGGGCCGCTTTTTATGCGGGTAGCACGATTGCTTTGGCTACGGCGCTGAATCCTTACATCGGCTACGCGAAGGCTGCGGCGTTGGTGAAGGAGTCTGTGGCGAGCGGGCGCTCGATTGTGGAGCTGGCTCGAGAGCAGAAGCTGCTGAGCGAGGAGCAGATTGCGGAGATCCTTGATCCTAAAAACATGACGGAACCTCGTGCCAGGAAGGCCTGA